In one Balaenoptera ricei isolate mBalRic1 chromosome 20, mBalRic1.hap2, whole genome shotgun sequence genomic region, the following are encoded:
- the SMTNL2 gene encoding smoothelin-like protein 2 isoform X2: protein MRRTSNSCIVENGHQPGAGPGDGPPETTQTVPAPEPPKPRPANLSLRLPHQPVTAVTRVSERFSGETSAAALSPTSAAVLGGLSPSEATTPWTPSPSEKNSSLPRSLSSSGHRAVTASRSNDSPPLAAPPQSLPSPQPPATTQAHRPGEHRRELVRSQTLPRTSGAQARKALFEKWEQDTAGKGKGETRAKLKRSQSFGVASASSIKQILLEWCRNKTLGYQHVDLQNFSSSWSDGMAFCALVHSFFPDAFDYKALSPAQRRQNFELAFTMAENLANCERLIEVEDMMVMGRKPDPMCVFTYVQSLYNHLRRFE, encoded by the exons ATGAGAAGGACCTCAAACTCGTGCATCGTCGAGAACGGGCACCAGCCTGGGGCAG GTCCAGGTGATGGACCCCCTGAGACCACCCAAACCGTCCCGGCACCAGAGCCCCCCAAGCCTCGCCCTGCGAACCTCTCCTTGCGGCTGCCTCACCAGCCAGTCACGGCTGTCACGCGAGTCTCCGAGAGGTTCTCTGGGGAGACGTCAGCCGCAGCTCTCTCGCCCACGTCTGCCGCCGTCCTGGGGGGCCTCAGCCCCAGCGAGGCCACCACACCCTGGACTCCCAGTCCCAGTG AGAAGAATTCTTCTCTCCCACGGTCTTTGTCCAGCTCTGGCCACAGGGCAGTGACGGCCAGCAGGAGCAACGACAG CCCACCTCTGGCGGCGCCACCGCAGTCTCTCCCGTCCCCGCAGCCGCCAGCCACGACTCAGGCCCATCGGCCCGGGGAGCATCGCCGGGAGCTGGTGAGGTCGCAGACGCTGCCCCGCACCTCGGGGGCGCAGGCCCGGAAGGCGTTATTTGAGAAATGGGAGCAGGATACAGCTGGCAA GGGGAAGGGCGAGACCCGGGCGAAGCTGAAGCGCTCGCAGAGCTTCGGCGTGGCCAGCGCCAGCAGCATCAAGCAGATTCTGCTCGAGTGGTGCCGCAACAAGACGCTCGGCTACCAG CACGTGGACCTGCAGAACTTCTCCTCCAGCTGGAGCGACGGGATGGCCTTCTGCGCCCTGGTGCACTCCTTCTTCCCCGATGCCTTCGACTACAAGGCCCTGAGCCCCGCGCAGCGGCGGCAGAACTTCGAGCTGGCCTTCACCATGGCCGA GAATCTGGCCAACTGTGAGCGCCTCATTGAGGTGGAGGACATGATGGTGATGGGCCGCAAGCCGGACCCCATGTGCGTCTTCACTTACGTCCAGTCTCTGTACAACCACCTGCGTCGCTTTGAGTGA